From a single Kitasatospora sp. NBC_00458 genomic region:
- a CDS encoding acyltransferase family protein, whose product MSAPTRESLSRLPSLTGMRWIAALLVFLTHVSVAKPFDRPGPNDFMSTYLSRAGFLGVGFFFVLSGFVLTWSARDGDRPAAFYRRRLFKLYPNHAVTWLVGLLLMARAGAEPTTAGTVPSLLLLQSWVPSLEVIGGTNGPSWSLACEVLFYLSFPVILPLVKRIRPERLWLWVGLVTAALFALPLLAQLLPGSPDSPWQPLSFWRYWFVYFLPASRLPEFVLGILLARIVRTGRWAAIGWPVAVLLVAGGYALMITLPDAWGMAAPTALPVALLIAAVAARDSAGLGTPFAGRTMVWLGEVSFAFYMVHFLVIQYGPLGLAATGSAGANTWDTPGALGVMGITLALSIVLGWALYRLVEMPVMRRWGRSRPDPRPASRPTAAPAAAAGAAGSTGTAGTAAPAPAAVAAAE is encoded by the coding sequence GTGAGCGCGCCCACCCGGGAGTCGCTCTCCCGGCTGCCGTCGCTGACCGGCATGCGGTGGATCGCCGCGCTGCTGGTCTTCCTGACCCACGTGTCGGTCGCCAAGCCGTTCGACCGGCCCGGCCCGAACGACTTCATGTCGACCTACCTCAGCCGGGCGGGCTTCCTCGGCGTCGGGTTCTTCTTCGTGCTGAGCGGCTTCGTGCTCACCTGGTCGGCCCGGGACGGCGACCGGCCCGCCGCCTTCTACCGCCGCCGGCTCTTCAAGCTGTACCCCAACCACGCCGTCACCTGGCTGGTCGGGCTGCTGCTGATGGCCCGGGCCGGGGCGGAGCCGACCACCGCCGGGACGGTCCCCTCGCTGCTGCTGCTGCAGAGCTGGGTCCCCTCCCTGGAGGTGATCGGCGGGACCAACGGCCCGAGCTGGTCGCTCGCCTGCGAGGTGCTGTTCTACCTGAGCTTCCCGGTGATCCTGCCGCTGGTGAAGCGCATCCGGCCGGAGCGGCTCTGGCTCTGGGTGGGCCTGGTGACGGCGGCGCTGTTCGCCCTCCCGCTGCTCGCCCAGCTGCTCCCGGGCAGCCCGGACTCGCCCTGGCAGCCGCTCTCCTTCTGGCGGTACTGGTTCGTCTACTTCCTCCCGGCCTCCCGGCTGCCGGAGTTCGTGCTCGGCATCCTGCTGGCGCGGATCGTCCGGACCGGGCGGTGGGCGGCGATCGGCTGGCCGGTGGCGGTCCTGCTCGTCGCCGGCGGCTACGCCCTGATGATCACGCTGCCGGACGCCTGGGGCATGGCCGCGCCGACCGCCCTGCCGGTCGCGCTGCTGATCGCCGCGGTGGCCGCCAGGGACTCCGCGGGGCTGGGGACACCGTTCGCCGGCCGGACCATGGTCTGGCTCGGCGAGGTCTCCTTCGCCTTCTACATGGTCCACTTCCTGGTCATCCAGTACGGACCGCTGGGCCTCGCGGCGACCGGATCGGCCGGCGCGAACACCTGGGACACCCCCGGCGCCCTGGGTGTCATGGGGATCACCCTGGCGCTGAGCATCGTCCTCGGCTGGGCGCTGTACCGCCTGGTCGAGATGCCGGTGATGCGTCGATGGGGTCGATCCCGGCCCGACCCCCGGCCGGCCTCGCGACCGACGGCGGCCCCCGCCGCGGCGGCCGGGGCCGCGGGGAGCACGGGTACGGCCGGAACCGCCGCACCCGCCCCGGCCGCCGTCGCGGCGGCCGAGTAA
- a CDS encoding MerR family transcriptional regulator — protein MRIGELAARTGVSVRLLRYYEEQGLLETHRREGGHRRYGDDAPAVVRNIRALLGAGLSTSAIRDVLPCVGGDGSVAPCMLEVLEQRLDLLDRQMLSLGASRAALAGIVAAARREAAEPVPV, from the coding sequence ATGCGGATCGGTGAGCTGGCGGCGCGGACCGGGGTCAGCGTCCGCCTGTTGCGGTACTACGAGGAGCAGGGACTGCTGGAGACCCACCGCCGCGAGGGCGGCCACCGCCGGTACGGGGACGACGCGCCGGCGGTGGTCCGGAACATCCGGGCCCTGCTGGGGGCGGGGCTCTCCACCAGCGCCATCCGGGACGTGCTGCCCTGTGTGGGCGGTGACGGCTCGGTGGCGCCCTGCATGCTGGAGGTGCTGGAGCAGCGGCTGGACCTGCTGGACCGGCAGATGCTCTCGCTCGGGGCGAGCCGGGCCGCGTTGGCGGGGATCGTCGCGGCGGCCCGGCGGGAGGCGGCGGAACCGGTGCCGGTGTAG
- a CDS encoding aldo/keto reductase, whose protein sequence is MTNTEITAQIDRQSYALGGDLTVRRIGYGTMRLADTPDIKPTEAIVWHAPTPRADAVDVLRSAVEHGVQLIDTADSYALGGSEELIAEALHPYAQDVVVATKIGMTRPSPSEWVPVGHPAYLRQQAELSLRRLRVERIDLLQLHRIDPKVPLADQIGALKQLQDEGKVRHIGLSEVTVEELEAALEIAPIASVQNWYNLATRQHDAVVDFTAERGIAFLPFFPIAIGGHAGEDSPVSEVAREIGATPAQTALAWLLHRSPNILPIPGTTSGKHLAENLGALAIELSSEQYARLDGIAAAEAAKAAEAAEAEAAAAE, encoded by the coding sequence ATGACGAACACCGAGATCACCGCCCAGATCGACCGTCAGTCCTACGCCCTCGGCGGCGACCTGACGGTCCGCCGGATCGGCTACGGCACCATGCGCCTCGCCGACACCCCGGACATCAAGCCGACCGAGGCGATCGTCTGGCACGCCCCGACGCCGCGCGCCGACGCCGTCGACGTGCTGCGCTCCGCCGTCGAGCACGGCGTCCAGCTGATCGACACCGCCGACTCCTACGCCCTCGGCGGCAGCGAGGAGCTGATCGCCGAGGCGCTGCACCCGTACGCCCAGGACGTCGTCGTCGCCACCAAGATCGGCATGACCCGCCCGAGCCCCTCCGAGTGGGTCCCGGTCGGCCACCCGGCCTACCTCCGCCAGCAGGCCGAGCTGAGCCTGCGCCGGCTCCGCGTCGAGCGGATCGACCTGCTCCAGCTGCACCGGATCGACCCCAAGGTGCCGCTGGCCGACCAGATCGGCGCGCTCAAGCAGCTCCAGGACGAGGGCAAGGTCCGCCACATCGGCCTCTCCGAGGTCACCGTCGAGGAGCTGGAGGCGGCACTGGAGATCGCCCCGATCGCCTCCGTGCAGAACTGGTACAACCTGGCGACCCGCCAGCACGACGCGGTGGTCGACTTCACCGCCGAGCGCGGCATCGCGTTCCTGCCGTTCTTCCCGATCGCCATCGGCGGCCACGCGGGCGAGGACAGCCCGGTCTCCGAGGTCGCCCGTGAGATCGGCGCCACCCCCGCCCAGACCGCGCTCGCCTGGCTGCTGCACCGCTCGCCCAACATCCTGCCCATCCCCGGCACCACCTCCGGCAAGCACCTCGCGGAGAACCTGGGCGCGCTGGCCATCGAGCTGAGCTCCGAGCAGTACGCCCGCCTGGACGGCATCGCCGCCGCCGAGGCCGCCAAGGCCGCTGAGGCCGCCGAGGCGGAGGCCGCTGCGGCGGAGTGA
- a CDS encoding serine hydrolase domain-containing protein, which produces MTITSEVHVAGRVAPGFERVRAEFERNLLERDDLGAAFSVHLGRETLVDLWGGTADARTGARWERDTLQTIFSGSKGITVTALLKLVDRGAVELDRPVSHYWPEFAAAGKGGVTVREVVTFTGRLPGMWAPVSQDDANDPVLMARLIAAQELESDPRADGILYGPLSAGWIVGELVRRVDGRPLDRFFREEIAGPLDLDIHYGTGPADWPRLARTTYGTNFLPQFTGFFHSDDPLTRRIWQNPQPFPDDEGVWGRPERRSALIPAINVSGTARAFSTLYGILAEDAVRPSDDAPLLLSRRTMDEARGVYARKTDQLIDVVMAYGGGGYRLRTAERPGPDGETFGHDGGGGSANQAWPRVGLGVSYVMNRLIALGPDDKRAGSLLKALAADVTDLGLGPAGGIRS; this is translated from the coding sequence ATGACGATCACGTCCGAGGTGCACGTCGCCGGCCGGGTGGCCCCGGGGTTCGAGCGGGTCCGTGCCGAGTTCGAGCGCAATCTGCTCGAACGGGACGATCTGGGCGCCGCGTTCTCGGTCCACCTGGGCCGGGAGACGCTGGTGGACCTCTGGGGCGGGACGGCGGACGCGCGGACCGGTGCGCGCTGGGAGCGGGACACGCTCCAGACGATCTTCTCCGGGAGCAAGGGCATCACCGTCACCGCACTGCTGAAGCTGGTGGACCGCGGCGCCGTCGAGCTGGACCGCCCGGTGTCCCACTACTGGCCGGAGTTCGCGGCGGCCGGCAAGGGCGGGGTGACCGTCCGGGAGGTGGTCACCTTCACCGGGCGGCTGCCCGGCATGTGGGCCCCGGTCAGCCAGGACGACGCCAACGACCCGGTCCTGATGGCGAGGCTGATCGCCGCCCAGGAGCTTGAGAGCGACCCGCGCGCGGACGGCATCCTGTACGGGCCGCTGTCGGCCGGCTGGATCGTCGGCGAGCTGGTCCGCCGGGTGGACGGCCGCCCGCTGGACCGGTTCTTCCGCGAGGAGATCGCCGGGCCGCTTGACCTCGACATCCACTACGGCACCGGCCCGGCCGACTGGCCCCGGCTGGCCCGCACCACGTACGGGACCAACTTCCTGCCCCAGTTCACCGGCTTCTTCCACAGCGACGACCCGCTGACGCGGCGGATCTGGCAGAACCCGCAGCCGTTCCCGGACGACGAGGGCGTCTGGGGCCGCCCGGAGCGCCGGTCCGCGCTCATCCCGGCGATCAACGTCAGCGGTACCGCGAGGGCGTTCTCGACGCTGTACGGGATCCTGGCCGAGGACGCCGTCCGCCCGTCGGACGACGCCCCGCTGCTGCTCTCCCGGCGGACCATGGACGAGGCGCGCGGCGTGTACGCCCGGAAGACCGACCAGCTGATCGACGTGGTGATGGCGTACGGCGGCGGCGGGTACCGGTTGCGCACGGCCGAGCGGCCCGGTCCGGACGGCGAGACCTTCGGCCACGACGGGGGCGGCGGCTCGGCGAACCAGGCGTGGCCCCGGGTCGGCCTGGGCGTCTCGTACGTGATGAACCGGCTGATCGCGCTGGGGCCGGACGACAAGCGGGCCGGTTCGCTGCTCAAGGCGCTGGCGGCGGACGTCACCGACCTGGGGCTGGGGCCGGCGGGCGGGATCCGGTCTTGA
- a CDS encoding VOC family protein, with protein MAKIPGARAVHHIAYTVPDLRQAVDFFVDVIGAELAYRLGPVEDPETDWMARKLNVDPRASANIAMLRLGPNANLELFEYTAPEQDREQPRNSDIGGHHFAIYVDDVDKAADYLRKHPGVTILGEPETIEDGPIKGDRWVYFTTPWGMSMELINMPSGMPYEEATDTRLYLPSEYWPES; from the coding sequence ATGGCCAAGATTCCGGGCGCCCGGGCGGTCCACCACATCGCCTACACCGTGCCCGACCTCCGGCAGGCGGTCGACTTCTTCGTCGACGTCATCGGCGCCGAACTCGCCTACCGGCTCGGCCCGGTCGAGGACCCGGAGACCGACTGGATGGCCCGCAAGCTCAACGTCGACCCGCGCGCCTCGGCGAACATCGCCATGCTGCGCCTCGGCCCCAACGCCAACCTGGAGCTCTTCGAGTACACCGCGCCCGAGCAGGACCGCGAGCAGCCGCGCAACAGCGACATCGGCGGCCACCACTTCGCGATCTACGTGGACGACGTCGACAAGGCCGCCGACTACCTGCGCAAGCACCCCGGCGTCACCATCCTCGGCGAGCCCGAGACCATCGAGGACGGCCCGATCAAGGGCGACCGCTGGGTCTACTTCACCACCCCGTGGGGCATGAGCATGGAGCTCATCAACATGCCCTCCGGAATGCCGTACGAGGAGGCCACCGACACCCGTCTCTACCTGCCCTCCGAATACTGGCCGGAGAGCTGA
- a CDS encoding MFS transporter — MPENSLGANPENASETPSGKGTARATGKSLADRRAFLALALTAFVVGTSEFLVVGILGPIADGLGTGLGTVGLLVTGYALGVSLGGPGLTALTLRLPRRTLLLGALAAYTAASAGAAAAGNVTVLLAARCAAGLAHGVIVGAATSVAVALAGPGRQGRAISLVFGGISVATVLGVPLGTLAGQWLGWRTALASVAALGALALLAVRRTVPPTAAMGAANLSGQLRGALSGPVLAVLGIAVVLFTGQFTAYTYLPGYLEGVTGVPGGLVSAYLLAFGAASAVGTFAGGRLADRRAAGTLTLGCAGLTAALLALHLCGRSGAATAVIVACWGLVGFGLVPALQSRIVELAGPGGDFAATLGVSAANAGIAAGAALGGRTVTAHGVGPVVPLAAAICLAALLAVAASARLRPAVPAVPSPLPLPSPPPPSPSPSPSPSPSPSPAPAPAPGTVPPAPHPRPLDQERTVRA, encoded by the coding sequence ATGCCGGAGAACAGCCTGGGAGCGAATCCGGAGAACGCTTCGGAAACACCTTCCGGAAAAGGCACGGCGAGGGCTACCGGGAAATCCCTGGCGGACCGCCGGGCCTTCCTCGCCCTGGCCCTCACCGCCTTCGTCGTCGGCACCTCGGAATTCCTCGTGGTCGGAATCCTCGGCCCGATCGCCGACGGGCTGGGGACGGGGCTGGGCACGGTCGGACTGCTCGTCACCGGCTACGCCCTGGGCGTCTCCCTCGGCGGCCCCGGCCTCACCGCGCTGACCCTCCGGCTGCCGCGCCGCACCCTGCTGCTCGGCGCGCTCGCCGCCTACACGGCGGCGAGCGCCGGGGCGGCGGCGGCCGGGAACGTCACCGTGCTGCTGGCCGCCCGGTGCGCGGCCGGACTCGCCCACGGGGTGATCGTCGGCGCCGCCACCAGTGTCGCCGTCGCCCTGGCCGGCCCCGGCCGGCAGGGGCGGGCCATCTCGCTGGTCTTCGGCGGCATCTCGGTCGCCACCGTGCTCGGCGTGCCGCTCGGCACGCTGGCCGGCCAGTGGCTCGGCTGGCGCACCGCGCTCGCCTCCGTCGCCGCGCTCGGGGCGCTCGCCCTGCTCGCCGTCCGGCGGACCGTCCCGCCGACGGCGGCGATGGGCGCGGCGAACCTGTCCGGGCAGCTGCGCGGCGCGCTCTCCGGGCCCGTACTGGCCGTGCTCGGCATCGCCGTGGTGCTGTTCACCGGCCAGTTCACCGCGTACACCTACCTGCCCGGCTACCTGGAGGGCGTCACCGGCGTCCCCGGCGGGCTGGTCAGCGCCTACCTGCTCGCCTTCGGTGCGGCCAGTGCCGTCGGCACCTTCGCCGGCGGCCGGCTGGCCGACCGCCGGGCAGCCGGCACGCTCACCCTGGGCTGCGCCGGGCTGACCGCCGCACTGCTCGCGCTCCACCTGTGCGGCCGCTCCGGGGCGGCGACCGCGGTGATCGTCGCCTGCTGGGGCCTGGTCGGCTTCGGACTGGTCCCCGCCCTGCAGTCCCGGATCGTCGAACTCGCCGGTCCCGGCGGCGACTTCGCCGCCACCCTGGGCGTCTCGGCGGCCAACGCCGGGATCGCCGCCGGGGCCGCTCTCGGCGGCCGGACGGTCACCGCGCACGGGGTCGGGCCGGTGGTCCCGCTCGCCGCGGCGATCTGCCTGGCCGCCCTGCTCGCGGTGGCGGCCAGTGCACGGCTGCGGCCCGCCGTCCCGGCCGTGCCCTCGCCCCTGCCCCTGCCGTCCCCGCCGCCCCCGTCGCCCTCGCCCTCGCCCTCGCCCTCGCCCTCGCCCTCGCCCGCGCCCGCGCCCGCGCCCGGAACCGTGCCGCCTGCCCCGCACCCCCGCCCCCTCGACCAGGAAAGGACCGTCCGAGCATGA
- a CDS encoding transaldolase family protein yields the protein MIGTLERPPVRTATGLGVWYQHTPSGTAGHDRIRRLTESGRITSVALTGPAPDDELRVLCDLLGPVHRRSNGRGGLLSVPVAARTRTACAQLHAARRLVSAVGRPNLLPALPASDAGVAALTPLLGEGIGVRLGPVHSVSRYRQAVRAHLDGLELARWRGHDLTALGSVAAFGVGGIDVEIDALLDRAGSHEAKALRGMAGTATARLARRIHADAHDPDASARWRALAAAGARPQQLVWTQLYHGVPGHRTADYLDGLAAPGDTVELCAPALESFDGPLPARAPQSPREEEEAHAFTARLVGYLRWFDIRHESVLHALDAAHAHD from the coding sequence ATGATCGGCACCCTGGAGCGCCCCCCGGTACGCACCGCCACCGGCCTCGGCGTCTGGTACCAGCACACCCCGTCCGGCACCGCCGGCCACGACCGGATCCGCCGGCTCACCGAGAGCGGCCGGATCACCTCCGTCGCCCTCACCGGCCCCGCCCCGGACGACGAACTCCGCGTGCTGTGCGACCTGTTGGGCCCCGTGCACCGGCGCAGCAACGGCCGCGGCGGGCTGCTCTCCGTGCCGGTCGCCGCCCGGACCCGCACCGCCTGCGCCCAGCTGCACGCCGCCCGCCGGCTCGTCTCCGCCGTCGGCCGGCCCAACCTGCTGCCCGCCCTCCCCGCCTCCGACGCGGGCGTCGCCGCCCTCACCCCGCTGCTCGGCGAGGGCATCGGCGTCCGGCTCGGCCCGGTGCACTCCGTCTCCCGCTACCGCCAGGCCGTCCGGGCCCACCTCGACGGGCTCGAACTCGCCCGCTGGCGCGGCCACGACCTCACCGCCCTCGGTTCCGTCGCGGCCTTCGGCGTCGGCGGCATCGACGTCGAGATCGACGCCCTGCTCGACCGGGCCGGCAGCCACGAGGCCAAGGCCCTGCGCGGCATGGCCGGGACCGCCACCGCCCGACTCGCCCGCCGGATCCACGCCGACGCCCACGATCCCGACGCCTCGGCCCGCTGGCGCGCCCTCGCGGCGGCCGGCGCCCGGCCGCAGCAGCTGGTCTGGACGCAGCTCTACCACGGCGTCCCCGGCCACCGGACCGCCGACTACCTGGACGGGCTGGCCGCGCCCGGCGACACGGTCGAACTGTGCGCCCCCGCACTGGAGTCGTTCGACGGGCCGCTCCCCGCGCGGGCGCCGCAGAGCCCGCGCGAGGAGGAGGAAGCGCACGCGTTCACCGCGCGGCTGGTCGGCTACCTGCGGTGGTTCGACATCCGCCACGAGTCCGTCCTGCACGCGCTCGACGCCGCGCACGCCCACGACTGA
- a CDS encoding MFS transporter: MALATGVVALGGLLFGFDTGVISGALLFLKDQLALNAFQEGAVISALLLGAAVGALAGARPADRYGRRKALIGIAATFTVGLLLASVAPDFPTLLAARAVLGLAVGSASTIVPLYLAEIAPPGLRGRMITVNQILLTVGILVSYLVNLAFADGGNWRAMFAVGLVPSVAMLIGTLFIPETPAWLDGRTRTVRTDRPRALLTTPGARAALVIGVTLAAVQQFGGINSIIYYAPSIMARAGLPATDSIGYSVAIGTVNVLLTIAAIPLIDRVGRRPLLLWSLGGMAVSLVALGVALGPGQSGPVANAVALVAMTSYVGAFAIGLGPVFWILAAEIFPPESRARGTGLCALVNWAANFVVGQAFLPTADAVGERWVFWFFATVSLGAVLFVARRVPETKNRSLGDIQQALAAR; encoded by the coding sequence ATGGCCCTCGCCACCGGCGTGGTGGCGCTCGGCGGGCTGCTGTTCGGCTTCGACACCGGCGTCATCTCCGGCGCGCTGCTCTTCCTCAAGGACCAGCTGGCGCTGAACGCCTTCCAGGAGGGCGCGGTCATCTCCGCGCTGCTGCTCGGCGCGGCGGTCGGCGCGCTGGCAGGAGCCCGTCCGGCCGACCGCTACGGGCGCCGGAAGGCACTGATCGGCATCGCCGCCACGTTCACGGTCGGGCTGCTGCTCGCCTCGGTGGCGCCGGACTTCCCGACCCTGCTGGCGGCCCGGGCCGTCCTCGGCCTCGCGGTCGGCAGCGCGTCGACGATCGTCCCGCTCTACCTCGCGGAGATCGCGCCGCCGGGACTGCGCGGGCGGATGATCACCGTCAACCAGATCCTGCTGACGGTGGGCATCCTGGTGTCCTACCTGGTGAACCTGGCCTTCGCGGACGGCGGCAACTGGCGGGCGATGTTCGCGGTCGGGCTGGTGCCGTCCGTGGCGATGCTGATCGGGACGCTGTTCATCCCGGAGACCCCCGCCTGGCTGGACGGCCGCACCCGGACGGTGCGGACCGACCGGCCGCGGGCACTGCTCACCACCCCGGGGGCACGGGCCGCGCTGGTCATCGGCGTGACACTGGCGGCGGTGCAGCAGTTCGGCGGGATCAACTCGATCATCTACTACGCGCCGAGCATCATGGCCCGGGCCGGACTGCCGGCCACCGACTCGATCGGCTACTCGGTGGCGATCGGCACGGTGAACGTGCTGCTCACGATCGCCGCGATCCCGCTGATCGACCGGGTCGGACGGAGGCCGCTGCTGCTGTGGTCCCTCGGCGGCATGGCGGTGTCGCTGGTGGCGCTGGGCGTGGCGCTCGGACCGGGACAGTCCGGGCCGGTGGCGAACGCGGTCGCGCTGGTCGCGATGACGTCGTACGTGGGGGCGTTCGCGATCGGGCTGGGGCCGGTGTTCTGGATCCTGGCGGCCGAGATCTTCCCGCCCGAGTCACGGGCGCGCGGGACGGGCCTGTGCGCGCTGGTCAACTGGGCGGCCAACTTCGTGGTCGGCCAGGCCTTCCTGCCCACGGCGGACGCGGTGGGCGAGCGGTGGGTGTTCTGGTTCTTCGCCACGGTGTCGCTGGGGGCGGTGCTGTTCGTGGCACGCCGGGTGCCGGAGACGAAGAACCGCTCGCTCGGGGACATCCAGCAGGCACTGGCCGCCCGATGA
- a CDS encoding SigE family RNA polymerase sigma factor has product MKSAQEDEYLAFVAARAKALYRSAYVLAAGDAHLAEDLVQETLSRVYVHWKRVSGADNPAAYAQTVLVRAFLSLRRRRSTGERPVGTMPDGAAAGPDTALRLTLLDALAQLPPRDRAVLLLRYWEDRSIEETAGMLRLSSSAVRSQGTRALGRLRALLGDSLSDLVPH; this is encoded by the coding sequence GTGAAGTCAGCACAGGAGGACGAGTACCTGGCATTCGTGGCCGCGAGGGCGAAGGCGCTGTACCGCTCGGCGTACGTCCTCGCGGCCGGTGACGCCCATCTCGCCGAGGACCTGGTCCAGGAGACCCTCAGCCGGGTGTACGTGCACTGGAAGCGGGTGTCCGGAGCGGACAACCCGGCGGCATACGCCCAGACGGTCCTGGTCCGCGCCTTCCTCAGCCTGCGGCGACGGCGGAGCACCGGCGAGCGCCCCGTCGGGACCATGCCCGACGGTGCGGCGGCCGGTCCGGACACCGCACTGCGGCTCACCCTGCTGGACGCGCTCGCCCAACTGCCGCCCCGCGACCGGGCGGTACTGCTGCTGCGCTACTGGGAGGACCGCAGCATCGAGGAGACCGCCGGGATGCTCAGGCTGAGCAGCAGCGCGGTCCGCTCCCAGGGCACCCGGGCACTCGGCAGACTGCGCGCGCTGCTCGGCGACAGCCTGTCCGACCTCGTCCCGCACTGA
- a CDS encoding DUF397 domain-containing protein: MTSVDLATVRWRKSTYSQNGGNCVEVAPDFPGLVPVRDSKDPHGPTLLFPADAFASFLTALRSGEFGEV, translated from the coding sequence ATGACGAGCGTCGACCTCGCCACTGTCCGGTGGCGCAAGAGTACGTACAGCCAGAACGGCGGGAACTGCGTCGAAGTCGCCCCTGACTTCCCCGGCCTCGTTCCTGTCCGTGACTCGAAGGATCCTCACGGGCCGACTCTTCTCTTCCCGGCCGATGCCTTCGCTTCCTTCCTCACCGCTCTCCGGTCCGGCGAGTTCGGTGAGGTCTGA
- a CDS encoding DUF397 domain-containing protein, with translation MTSVDLATVLWRKSTYSGNGGNCVEVAPGFPGLVPVRDSKDPHGPALLFPADAFASFLAAVRAGEFGEV, from the coding sequence ATGACGAGCGTTGACCTTGCCACTGTCCTGTGGCGCAAGAGCACGTACAGCGGAAACGGCGGGAACTGCGTCGAAGTCGCCCCCGGCTTCCCCGGCCTCGTTCCTGTCCGTGACTCGAAGGATCCTCACGGGCCGGCTCTCCTCTTCCCGGCCGATGCCTTCGCCTCCTTCCTTGCCGCAGTCCGGGCTGGCGAGTTCGGCGAGGTCTGA
- a CDS encoding DUF397 domain-containing protein encodes MTSVDLATVRWRKSTYSQQGGNCVEMAIGFSELAPVRDSKDVSGPALVFRAEAWRSFLAAVQAGEFGAV; translated from the coding sequence ATGACGAGCGTCGACCTCGCCACTGTCCGGTGGCGCAAGAGTACGTACAGCCAGCAGGGCGGGAACTGCGTTGAGATGGCGATCGGCTTCAGCGAGCTGGCGCCCGTCCGTGACTCCAAGGACGTGTCCGGTCCGGCGCTCGTCTTTCGGGCCGAGGCCTGGCGCTCCTTCCTCGCCGCCGTCCAGGCTGGCGAGTTCGGTGCGGTCTGA
- a CDS encoding DUF397 domain-containing protein has protein sequence MTLRLEDLSRASWFKSTYSDNGGTCVEITADFPGLVPVRDSKDPEGPALLFAADAFASFLAALRAGEFGGV, from the coding sequence ATGACGCTCCGACTCGAAGACCTGTCTCGTGCTTCCTGGTTCAAGTCGACGTACAGCGACAACGGGGGTACGTGCGTCGAGATCACCGCAGACTTCCCTGGTCTTGTCCCTGTCCGTGACTCGAAGGACCCCGAGGGCCCGGCGCTCCTCTTCGCGGCCGATGCCTTCGCTTCCTTCCTCGCCGCTCTCCGAGCTGGCGAGTTCGGCGGGGTCTGA
- a CDS encoding helix-turn-helix domain-containing protein, translating into MNRKKLDPQSSPRAAFGRRLRTSREHLGLTQDQLGGLIGYSDTHISAVETALKSPTRDFAQKCDEVLGAEGTLETMWWGLKAAALLDGFPEHAAQESRAAQIRVFEANIVPGLLQTGSYAAALAAAAVRRGRITKGQADERLKFLANRQRLLQRPEPPMLHAVLDESCIRRPIGGVAVMHDQLAHLEDSFANPRIILQISPFSLAEEAPFRVSMTLLTFADRSVVGYSESLERGYVMRTPGAVAAWEEDYHRLQVEALSKRASQAMVRKAREELAL; encoded by the coding sequence TTGAACCGGAAGAAGCTTGATCCTCAGTCGTCACCTCGCGCTGCTTTCGGTCGACGTCTCCGCACGTCAAGGGAACATCTTGGACTGACGCAAGACCAACTAGGTGGGCTGATCGGCTACTCGGACACCCACATCTCGGCTGTAGAAACAGCCCTGAAATCCCCTACGCGTGACTTCGCACAGAAGTGCGATGAAGTGCTGGGTGCTGAGGGCACGTTGGAGACGATGTGGTGGGGCCTAAAGGCAGCTGCCCTGCTGGACGGGTTCCCAGAACATGCTGCCCAGGAGTCGCGGGCCGCCCAGATTAGAGTCTTCGAGGCGAACATCGTCCCTGGTCTGCTTCAGACCGGATCGTACGCAGCGGCATTGGCAGCGGCTGCGGTCCGTCGCGGGCGGATTACCAAGGGCCAGGCCGATGAGCGGCTCAAGTTTCTCGCCAACCGACAGAGGCTGCTCCAGCGGCCAGAGCCCCCCATGCTCCATGCGGTACTGGATGAGAGCTGCATCCGTCGGCCGATAGGGGGAGTCGCCGTGATGCATGATCAACTCGCCCATCTGGAGGATTCGTTCGCAAATCCGAGGATCATCCTCCAGATCTCGCCGTTCAGTCTTGCGGAGGAGGCTCCCTTCCGGGTCTCGATGACGCTCCTGACCTTCGCGGACCGGAGTGTCGTCGGCTACTCCGAGTCGCTTGAACGTGGCTATGTCATGCGGACGCCTGGCGCCGTCGCCGCTTGGGAGGAGGACTACCATCGTTTGCAGGTGGAAGCGCTGTCGAAGCGGGCTTCCCAAGCGATGGTCCGTAAAGCGCGGGAGGAATTGGCTCTATGA